In Devosia beringensis, a single window of DNA contains:
- a CDS encoding adenylosuccinate synthase, whose translation MANVVVVGSQWGDEGKGKIVDWLSERADVVVRYQGGHNAGHTLVIDGVSYKLALLPSGLVQGKLSVIGNGVVVDPHHFVGELEKLRAQGVVITPEILRIADNAPLILSLHRELDAIREDSNSGLKIGTTKRGIGPAYEDKVGRRAIRLVDLSEPDTLMVKIERLLTHHNALRRGMGLVEIEAQKIYDELTAVAADILPFMDQVWKVLDDKRKAGARILFEGAQGALLDNDHGTYPFVTSSNTVAGQAAAGSGLGPTAIGYVLGITKAYTTRVGEGPFPCELDDEIGRHLAVVGREVGVNTGRPRRCGWFDAVLVRQTVKTSGITGIALTKLDILDGLKEIKVCVGYELDGSRIDYLPASMGAQARVKPIYETLEGWSETTAGARSWAQLPAQAIKYVRFIEEQIGAPVAMLSTSPERLDTILVVDPFQD comes from the coding sequence ATGGCTAATGTGGTTGTCGTCGGCTCGCAGTGGGGCGACGAGGGCAAGGGCAAGATTGTCGACTGGCTCAGCGAGCGCGCCGATGTGGTGGTGCGCTACCAGGGCGGCCACAATGCCGGCCATACGCTGGTCATCGACGGGGTAAGCTACAAGCTGGCTCTGCTGCCCTCCGGTCTCGTCCAGGGCAAGCTCTCGGTCATCGGCAATGGCGTGGTGGTCGATCCGCACCATTTCGTCGGCGAGCTGGAAAAGCTGCGCGCCCAGGGCGTGGTCATCACCCCCGAAATCCTGCGCATTGCCGACAATGCGCCGCTGATCCTGTCGCTGCATCGCGAGCTGGACGCCATCCGCGAGGATTCCAATTCCGGCCTCAAGATCGGCACCACCAAGCGCGGTATCGGCCCGGCCTATGAAGACAAGGTGGGCCGCCGCGCCATTCGCCTGGTTGATCTCAGCGAACCCGATACGCTGATGGTCAAGATCGAACGCCTGCTGACCCATCACAATGCGCTGCGTCGCGGCATGGGCCTGGTCGAGATCGAGGCCCAAAAGATCTATGACGAGCTGACCGCCGTCGCCGCCGATATCCTGCCCTTTATGGACCAGGTGTGGAAGGTGCTCGACGACAAGCGCAAGGCCGGCGCTCGCATCCTGTTCGAGGGCGCCCAGGGCGCGCTGCTGGACAATGATCACGGCACCTATCCCTTCGTGACCTCGTCCAATACCGTTGCCGGGCAGGCTGCCGCCGGTTCGGGCCTGGGGCCTACGGCCATCGGCTATGTGCTGGGCATTACCAAGGCCTATACGACACGCGTCGGCGAAGGCCCGTTCCCCTGCGAGCTGGACGACGAGATCGGCCGGCACCTGGCCGTAGTGGGGCGCGAAGTGGGCGTCAATACCGGGCGGCCGCGGCGCTGCGGCTGGTTCGACGCCGTGCTGGTGCGCCAGACTGTCAAGACATCAGGCATTACCGGCATCGCGCTGACCAAGCTCGATATCCTTGATGGCCTCAAAGAGATCAAGGTCTGCGTCGGCTATGAGCTGGACGGATCACGGATTGATTATCTGCCTGCCTCAATGGGGGCACAAGCGCGGGTTAAGCCGATTTACGAGACGCTGGAAGGCTGGTCGGAAACGACAGCCGGGGCGCGCAGCTGGGCGCAGTTGCCGGCCCAGGCGATCAAATATGTGCGCTTCATCGAAGAGCAGATCGGTGCGCCGGTAGCCATGCTGTCGACGAGCCCGGAACGGCTCGATACCATCCTTGTCGTTGACCCGTTCCAAGACTGA
- a CDS encoding ATP-binding cassette domain-containing protein: protein MLLADALTFAHPGQAAPYVFSFAAAPGEITAISGTSGSGKSTLLDLIAGFLQPFSGSLTLDGTDLLPLPPEERPVSLLLQSESLFEHLRTDSNVRLGLPARTPRAEAYDRVAQALAEVGLEGTEGQITATLSVGQKQRVALARTLLRNRPVLLLDEPFSALDDETRGTVRDLVRTLTLRHGWHTILVSHHADDVDSLANRRFRLVERRLERL from the coding sequence ATGCTGCTCGCTGACGCGCTCACCTTCGCCCATCCCGGCCAGGCGGCACCCTATGTGTTCAGCTTTGCTGCCGCTCCCGGCGAGATCACCGCCATCTCGGGAACCAGCGGTTCGGGCAAGTCCACCCTGCTCGACCTCATAGCGGGATTTCTGCAGCCCTTCTCGGGCAGTCTGACGCTGGACGGCACCGATCTGCTGCCCCTGCCCCCCGAAGAACGGCCGGTTTCCCTGCTGCTGCAGTCGGAAAGCCTGTTCGAGCACTTGCGGACCGACAGCAATGTCCGGCTGGGCTTGCCGGCGCGCACGCCGCGGGCAGAAGCATACGACAGGGTTGCCCAGGCGCTGGCCGAGGTGGGACTGGAGGGCACCGAAGGCCAGATTACCGCCACGTTGTCCGTCGGGCAGAAGCAGCGCGTGGCCCTGGCCCGCACCCTGCTGCGCAATCGGCCGGTGCTCTTGCTCGACGAGCCCTTCTCAGCCCTCGATGACGAGACCCGCGGCACGGTGCGTGATCTCGTCCGCACCCTGACCCTGCGCCATGGCTGGCACACTATCCTGGTCAGCCATCACGCCGATGACGTCGACAGCCTCGCCAACCGGCGGTTCCGCCTGGTCGAGCGGCGGCTGGAACGCCTCTAG
- a CDS encoding ABC transporter permease family protein, translating to MLTLPVRPARIAIAIGLALAIVGLIALVLWAILAAATGSEGTASRIDIPHLLRMTTLQASLTTVLSLTVGMALAWALNRLRFPGRDLLVGLFASAIVTPGMVVAFGLLDIWGRNGWINQASDALLGFPLGNPAFGLSGILLAHVILDGAFAARILLARLDAIPAERLKTGQSLGLTAQQRFAILDWPAMRGTMPGLAAIIFLLAFTSFPIVLLLGGGPGNQTLEVAIYAAVRQDFDLTGAVHLALTQIAVCSGVILIAAALAPIPTSFGASIAPTWRDRPLARVLQTLILLTCSIGFVLPLASVLVDGLGTGMGSLLTQSTFWQAALSSLLIGTASAILTLALALGLALGRAATDHGILRTLLGMPVFAYLAVPAVVLSLGFFLLVRNLGVAPAAAAPFVVILANSLLALPFAIATLGPPLEAIARTRGKLIRSLDLSGWRQFITVEYPLLGKDIGVMLALAFCFSLGDLGVVALFGTQDFQTLPLMMFRALGSYRSNDAAAIAAILLVGTIIAFVGLPRLFSRIANAAR from the coding sequence ATGCTGACCCTGCCCGTCCGCCCCGCCCGCATCGCCATCGCGATCGGCCTGGCGCTGGCCATTGTCGGGCTCATCGCCCTGGTGCTCTGGGCAATCCTTGCTGCCGCCACCGGCAGCGAGGGCACCGCCTCGCGCATAGATATCCCCCACCTGCTACGCATGACCACGCTGCAGGCCAGCCTCACCACCGTGCTCTCCCTGACGGTCGGCATGGCCCTGGCCTGGGCGCTCAATCGCCTGCGGTTTCCCGGGCGCGATCTGCTGGTCGGCCTGTTCGCCTCGGCCATCGTTACCCCCGGCATGGTCGTGGCGTTTGGCCTGCTCGACATCTGGGGCCGCAATGGCTGGATCAACCAGGCCAGTGACGCCCTGCTCGGTTTCCCGCTGGGTAACCCGGCCTTCGGTCTCTCCGGTATCCTGCTGGCTCATGTCATTCTCGACGGCGCCTTTGCCGCCCGCATCCTGCTGGCCCGGCTCGATGCGATCCCCGCGGAACGTCTCAAGACCGGCCAGTCTCTCGGCCTCACGGCGCAACAACGCTTTGCCATTCTCGACTGGCCCGCCATGCGCGGCACCATGCCCGGCCTTGCCGCCATCATCTTTCTGCTCGCCTTTACCAGTTTCCCCATCGTGCTGCTGCTGGGCGGCGGTCCGGGCAACCAGACCCTTGAGGTCGCCATCTATGCGGCAGTGCGCCAGGATTTCGACCTGACCGGCGCGGTTCACCTGGCCTTGACCCAGATCGCGGTCTGCTCGGGCGTCATCCTGATCGCCGCCGCACTGGCTCCAATCCCCACCAGTTTCGGCGCCTCCATCGCGCCAACCTGGCGTGACCGCCCCCTCGCCCGGGTTCTCCAGACGCTGATCCTGCTCACCTGCAGCATCGGCTTCGTGCTGCCGCTGGCATCCGTTCTGGTCGATGGACTGGGCACCGGCATGGGGAGCCTGCTGACCCAATCCACCTTCTGGCAGGCTGCCCTCAGCAGCCTGCTGATCGGCACGGCATCGGCGATATTGACGCTGGCCCTTGCCCTCGGACTGGCACTCGGCCGGGCTGCCACCGACCATGGCATCCTGCGCACCCTGCTGGGCATGCCGGTCTTTGCCTATCTGGCCGTGCCGGCGGTCGTGCTGTCGCTCGGCTTCTTTCTGCTCGTGCGCAATCTGGGTGTCGCCCCGGCGGCAGCGGCGCCCTTTGTGGTCATCCTAGCCAACAGCCTGCTTGCTTTGCCCTTTGCCATCGCCACGCTGGGTCCCCCGCTCGAGGCCATTGCCCGCACGCGCGGCAAGCTGATCCGCTCGCTCGACCTGTCCGGCTGGCGGCAGTTCATCACGGTCGAATATCCCCTCCTCGGCAAGGATATCGGCGTCATGCTGGCGCTCGCCTTCTGCTTTTCGCTGGGTGACCTCGGCGTCGTCGCCCTGTTCGGTACCCAGGATTTCCAGACTCTGCCCCTGATGATGTTCCGCGCGCTGGGCAGCTATCGCAGTAATGATGCTGCCGCCATCGCCGCCATCCTGCTGGTCGGCACCATCATCGCCTTTGTCGGCCTGCCCAGACTGTTCTCAAGGATTGCCAATGCTGCTCGCTGA
- the thiB gene encoding thiamine ABC transporter substrate binding subunit — translation MVKSTGFVAAVLFGLLATPTLAQDAPVLTIYTYDGFAAEWGPGPALKAGFEAICGGCSVEWIAADSSIGTLRRVQLEGDTTQADLIVGLDTAIAGEARATGLFADHGLDLSGLTLPEAWTDAQFVPFDYAHFAFVYDSDSVATPPKSFEELIALPADFKIAIQDPRSATPGLGLVLWIRAAYGDRAPEIWAGLKPHILTITREWSESYNLFLTGEADMALSYTTSPAYHIIAEDDQTIHAALFDEGHLAQTEVAGILKSSQHQELARQFLAYLSSAEGQKIMPSTNWMMPVTDLGDALDPVFKALPQPSTTLTLTDAEIAANAKAWIDEMLTAVQ, via the coding sequence ATGGTCAAGTCCACCGGTTTCGTTGCTGCGGTCCTTTTCGGACTGCTCGCAACCCCCACTTTGGCGCAGGACGCGCCCGTGCTCACCATCTACACCTATGACGGCTTTGCCGCCGAATGGGGCCCCGGCCCGGCGCTAAAGGCTGGCTTCGAGGCTATCTGTGGTGGCTGCTCGGTCGAATGGATCGCCGCCGACAGCTCCATCGGCACCCTGCGCCGCGTCCAGCTCGAAGGCGACACCACGCAGGCCGACCTGATCGTGGGCCTCGATACCGCCATTGCCGGCGAGGCCCGTGCCACCGGCCTCTTTGCCGATCACGGCCTCGATCTCTCCGGCCTTACCCTGCCCGAAGCCTGGACCGACGCGCAGTTCGTGCCTTTCGACTACGCCCACTTCGCCTTTGTCTATGACAGCGACAGCGTCGCCACGCCGCCAAAATCCTTCGAGGAACTGATCGCCCTGCCCGCCGATTTCAAGATCGCCATCCAGGACCCGCGTTCAGCCACCCCGGGCCTGGGACTGGTCCTGTGGATCCGGGCCGCCTATGGCGATCGGGCGCCCGAGATCTGGGCCGGCCTCAAGCCGCATATCCTGACCATTACCCGCGAATGGAGCGAGAGCTACAATCTGTTCCTGACCGGAGAGGCCGACATGGCGCTGAGCTACACCACGTCCCCGGCCTATCACATCATTGCCGAAGACGATCAAACCATCCACGCGGCCCTGTTCGACGAAGGCCATCTGGCCCAGACCGAAGTGGCCGGTATCCTCAAATCGTCACAGCACCAGGAACTGGCCCGCCAGTTTCTGGCCTATCTGAGCTCGGCCGAGGGGCAGAAGATCATGCCGTCCACCAACTGGATGATGCCGGTGACAGATCTCGGCGACGCCCTCGATCCTGTGTTCAAGGCCCTGCCGCAGCCGTCCACGACGCTGACCCTGACCGATGCGGAAATCGCCGCCAATGCCAAGGCCTGGATCGACGAAATGCTGACCGCCGTCCAGTAG
- a CDS encoding thiamine diphosphokinase yields the protein MQETSARPTDREIIRFERPMAIVGGGVVDPALLRELAERGVALVGADGGGDAIGAAGLVPELIVGDLDSLSDRAAWEARTRVIHIPEQISTDFQKALYSTEAPVTLALGMTGKRLDHTLAALSAVLEYAPQRRLVLVDEVDVALAVIGPIGFAAGAGERVSIHPLVPVSFRTSSGLRYRLDGLQLEPGGLLGTSNEGTGGQVEIVPMDGTPWLLILGKERLWDLVAA from the coding sequence GTGCAAGAGACTTCCGCGCGCCCCACGGACCGCGAGATCATCCGCTTTGAGCGGCCCATGGCCATCGTTGGCGGCGGTGTCGTTGACCCCGCACTGCTGCGCGAACTGGCGGAACGAGGCGTAGCGCTGGTGGGGGCGGATGGCGGTGGCGACGCCATCGGCGCAGCGGGCCTCGTGCCAGAACTGATCGTGGGCGACCTCGATTCGCTCAGCGATCGGGCTGCTTGGGAAGCGCGGACGCGGGTCATCCACATCCCCGAGCAGATCAGTACCGATTTCCAGAAAGCGCTGTATTCGACCGAGGCGCCGGTGACCCTGGCCCTGGGGATGACGGGCAAGAGGCTCGATCATACGCTGGCGGCGCTGAGTGCCGTGCTGGAATATGCGCCGCAGCGGCGGCTGGTACTGGTCGACGAGGTCGATGTCGCGCTGGCGGTGATCGGACCTATCGGATTTGCCGCGGGCGCGGGGGAACGGGTGTCAATCCATCCGCTGGTGCCGGTCAGTTTTCGCACCTCAAGCGGATTGCGCTATCGGCTTGATGGATTGCAGCTGGAGCCCGGCGGGCTGCTGGGCACCTCCAATGAAGGCACAGGCGGGCAGGTCGAGATCGTGCCGATGGATGGCACGCCCTGGCTGCTGATCCTGGGCAAGGAGCGGCTCTGGGATCTGGTGGCAGCCTGA
- the fliJ gene encoding flagellar export protein FliJ yields MKSRSESLIRLKKFQVDEKRRQVAQIEMMVNDFERMASELDQQIEIEHTKTGISDIAHFAYSTFAKAALARRDNLLASASDMRGKLEAAQDALAEALEDLKKVELLDQREHQREAAEQLKIEQSEYDEIGRLRFRTQ; encoded by the coding sequence TTGAAATCGCGCAGTGAGAGCCTCATCCGGCTCAAGAAGTTTCAGGTGGACGAGAAGCGACGCCAGGTGGCGCAGATTGAAATGATGGTCAACGATTTCGAGCGCATGGCGTCCGAACTCGACCAGCAGATCGAGATCGAGCACACCAAGACCGGCATCTCCGACATCGCCCATTTTGCCTATTCCACCTTCGCCAAGGCAGCCCTGGCCCGGCGCGACAATCTGCTGGCCTCGGCCAGCGATATGCGCGGCAAGCTCGAAGCGGCGCAGGATGCGCTGGCGGAAGCCCTGGAAGACCTCAAGAAGGTCGAATTGCTGGACCAGCGAGAGCATCAGCGCGAGGCCGCCGAACAGCTCAAGATCGAGCAGTCAGAATATGACGAGATCGGTCGCCTGCGTTTCCGCACCCAGTAA
- the fliI gene encoding flagellar protein export ATPase FliI has product MRALISAIEAIDDIEVYGRVKSVQGLLIEIVGPVRELRVGGRVQIETTDGAHLAAEIIGFKAGHALCLPFGQLSGVRLGCKAIFQRNDGAAFPSESWLGRVINANGEPIDGKGPLARGAIAYPLRQNPLLAHDRVRVGDPLDLGVRCLNTFTTVCEGQRLGIFAGSGVGKSVLMSMLARNTNVDVAIIGLIGERGREVHEFIQEYLGEEGLAHAVVVVATSDEAALMRRQAAYMSLTLSEYFRDQGKRVLCMMDSLTRFAMAQREIGLAIGEPPTAKGYPPTVFTELPRLLERAGPGTPTSGSVTGLFTVLVEGDDHNEPIADAVRGILDGHIVMERGIAERGRYPAVNVLRSISRTMPGCVPVEFRPVLAKARELMSIYADMEELIRLGAYRKGSDPKVDRAIAIYPALEAFLSQDREETTTVAEGYQMLEAIIAEAGAAD; this is encoded by the coding sequence ATGAGAGCTTTGATCTCCGCCATCGAGGCCATCGACGACATCGAGGTCTATGGCCGCGTCAAATCGGTCCAGGGCCTGTTGATCGAAATCGTCGGCCCCGTGCGCGAATTGCGGGTGGGCGGGCGCGTCCAGATCGAAACCACGGACGGCGCCCATCTGGCTGCCGAGATCATCGGCTTCAAGGCCGGGCACGCCCTGTGCCTGCCCTTTGGCCAGCTCTCCGGTGTCCGTCTTGGCTGCAAGGCCATCTTCCAGCGCAATGACGGGGCCGCCTTTCCGTCCGAAAGCTGGCTGGGGCGTGTCATCAACGCCAATGGCGAGCCCATCGACGGCAAGGGGCCCCTGGCCCGCGGCGCCATTGCCTATCCGCTGCGGCAGAACCCGTTGCTTGCCCATGACCGCGTCCGCGTCGGCGACCCGCTCGATCTGGGCGTACGCTGCCTTAACACCTTCACCACCGTCTGCGAGGGCCAGCGCCTGGGCATCTTTGCCGGCTCGGGCGTCGGCAAGTCGGTGCTGATGTCCATGCTTGCGCGCAATACCAATGTCGACGTGGCCATCATCGGCCTCATCGGCGAGCGCGGCCGCGAAGTTCATGAATTCATCCAGGAATATCTGGGCGAAGAAGGCCTCGCCCATGCCGTGGTGGTGGTGGCCACCTCCGATGAAGCCGCCCTGATGCGGCGGCAGGCCGCCTATATGAGCCTGACCCTGTCGGAATATTTCCGCGACCAGGGCAAGCGCGTCCTGTGCATGATGGACAGCCTGACCCGCTTTGCCATGGCCCAGCGCGAGATCGGCCTGGCCATTGGCGAGCCGCCCACCGCCAAGGGATATCCGCCAACGGTGTTCACAGAATTGCCGCGATTGTTGGAAAGGGCGGGTCCGGGCACGCCAACCAGCGGTTCTGTTACCGGTCTATTTACCGTTTTAGTCGAAGGTGATGATCACAATGAGCCCATTGCCGATGCCGTACGCGGCATTCTCGATGGGCATATCGTGATGGAGCGCGGGATAGCCGAACGGGGACGTTACCCGGCGGTCAACGTGCTCCGGTCCATCTCGCGCACCATGCCAGGGTGTGTGCCGGTCGAGTTCAGACCGGTCCTGGCCAAGGCACGCGAACTCATGTCGATCTATGCCGACATGGAGGAACTGATCCGGCTGGGGGCTTACCGGAAAGGGTCAGATCCGAAAGTGGACCGCGCAATCGCTATCTATCCGGCCCTGGAAGCTTTTCTGAGCCAGGACCGGGAAGAGACGACGACAGTTGCCGAGGGCTATCAGATGCTTGAGGCCATTATCGCCGAAGCGGGCGCGGCAGACTGA
- the ctrA gene encoding response regulator transcription factor CtrA: MRVLLIEDDSATAQSIELMLKSESFNVYTTDLGEEGVDLGKLYDYDIILLDLNLPDMSGYEVLRTLRVAKVQTPILILSGLAGIEDKVRGLGFGADDYMTKPFHKDELVARIHAIVRRSKGHAQSVITTGELTVNLDTKTVEVQTQRVHLTGKEYQMLELLSLRKGTTLTKEMFLNHLYGGMDEPELKIIDVFICKLRKKLSVATGGKNYIETVWGRGYVLREPDEVESYSENVA, translated from the coding sequence ATGCGGGTACTCCTTATAGAGGACGACAGCGCGACAGCGCAGAGCATCGAACTGATGCTCAAGTCGGAGAGCTTCAACGTCTACACCACCGATCTGGGTGAAGAAGGCGTCGATCTCGGCAAACTATATGATTATGATATTATTCTGCTCGATCTGAATCTGCCCGACATGAGCGGCTACGAGGTGCTTCGCACCCTGCGTGTCGCCAAGGTGCAGACGCCGATCCTGATCCTCAGCGGTCTGGCCGGCATCGAGGACAAGGTTCGTGGTCTCGGCTTTGGTGCCGACGACTACATGACCAAGCCCTTCCACAAGGACGAGCTCGTGGCCCGCATCCACGCCATCGTTCGCCGTTCCAAGGGTCATGCCCAGTCGGTCATCACCACTGGCGAGCTGACGGTCAACCTCGACACCAAGACCGTCGAAGTGCAGACCCAGCGCGTGCACCTGACTGGCAAGGAATACCAGATGCTCGAGCTGCTTTCCCTCCGCAAGGGAACCACGCTCACCAAGGAAATGTTCCTCAACCACCTCTATGGCGGCATGGACGAACCCGAGCTCAAGATCATCGACGTGTTCATCTGCAAGCTGCGCAAGAAGCTCTCCGTTGCGACGGGCGGCAAGAACTATATCGAAACCGTCTGGGGTCGCGGCTATGTGCTGCGCGAGCCCGATGAGGTCGAGAGCTATTCCGAGAACGTCGCCTAG
- a CDS encoding alpha/beta fold hydrolase, whose product MIRTAIIAGALFVTSAAVAQSGQTVPVNGMEIYYEVSGEGDPLIVLHGAYMNIPSMGAIIPRLAETHKVYAIEFQGHGRTTDIDRPITYPHLADDVAALMDAVGLEKADVFGYSMGSAAGLQLAIRHPEKVDKLVAASVSYDVSGFQPAFAAMIPSMTPEMFVGTPMEDDYRKLAVNKDGFRALVEKLIALEHEPLAWGAKVAALETPVLIITGDADVATLEHAVAMFRLLGGGEMGDMGAPLPASRLAVLPATSHTAVIGQVDLLHAVIEPFLQGETPKGMFDQ is encoded by the coding sequence ATGATCCGCACCGCCATCATTGCCGGCGCCCTTTTTGTCACCAGCGCTGCCGTGGCCCAATCCGGGCAGACCGTACCCGTCAATGGTATGGAGATCTATTACGAGGTCAGCGGCGAGGGCGATCCGCTCATCGTGCTGCACGGCGCCTATATGAACATCCCGAGCATGGGGGCGATCATTCCCAGGCTGGCGGAAACGCACAAGGTCTATGCCATCGAGTTTCAGGGCCACGGCCGCACGACCGATATCGATCGGCCCATCACCTATCCCCATCTGGCGGACGACGTTGCCGCCTTAATGGATGCAGTCGGGCTCGAAAAGGCGGATGTGTTCGGCTATTCGATGGGCTCGGCCGCGGGACTGCAACTGGCCATTAGGCATCCCGAAAAAGTCGACAAGCTGGTGGCCGCATCGGTCTCCTACGATGTGTCCGGCTTTCAGCCGGCGTTTGCCGCCATGATCCCGTCCATGACGCCCGAAATGTTTGTCGGCACGCCGATGGAAGACGACTATCGCAAGCTGGCGGTCAACAAGGACGGTTTCCGTGCCCTGGTGGAAAAGCTGATCGCGCTGGAACATGAGCCGCTGGCATGGGGCGCCAAGGTGGCCGCGCTTGAAACGCCGGTGCTGATCATCACGGGCGATGCCGACGTGGCCACGCTGGAGCATGCCGTCGCCATGTTCCGTCTGCTGGGCGGCGGCGAAATGGGTGACATGGGTGCGCCCCTGCCGGCATCGCGCCTGGCGGTGCTGCCGGCCACCTCGCATACGGCGGTGATTGGCCAGGTTGACCTGCTGCATGCCGTCATTGAGCCCTTCCTGCAGGGCGAGACGCCCAAAGGCATGTTTGATCAATAG
- a CDS encoding RNA polymerase sigma factor, translating into MTTESEIHRAITVTWKIERPRLIAGLTRMVRDISLAEEFAQDALVSALKAWPETGVPHNPGAWLMQTAKRRAIDHFRHKAMAATKLAEVERGIENEQPDVVESLHEAIDDEVGDDLLRLMFTSCHPILPPEARIALTLRLLGGLTTEEIARAFLVAEPTIGQRIVRAKKTIAQAGIPFEVPRGPERAARLGSVLSVIYLIFNEGYSATAGQDWIRPQLCEEAMRLGRVLARLAPEESEVHALVALMEIQASRLGARTDRSGAPVLLPDQDRGRWDWLLIERGLQALEQALALGGADGPYALQAAIAACHARARKAADTDWSRIAALYGILMARTPSAVIELNRAVAVSMAEGPAAGLALVDAIRDDPALADYHLLFGVRGDMLSRLGRQAEAAAEFTRAAALTRNARERDYLLGRAAAAERG; encoded by the coding sequence ATGACGACCGAGTCCGAGATCCATCGCGCTATCACGGTTACGTGGAAGATCGAGCGGCCCCGCCTTATCGCCGGGCTGACGCGAATGGTGCGCGACATTTCACTGGCCGAGGAGTTCGCCCAGGATGCGCTGGTCTCGGCGCTCAAGGCCTGGCCGGAGACCGGGGTGCCGCATAATCCGGGCGCCTGGCTGATGCAGACCGCCAAGCGGCGGGCGATCGATCATTTCCGCCACAAGGCCATGGCGGCCACCAAGCTGGCCGAGGTCGAACGGGGTATCGAGAATGAACAGCCCGATGTCGTCGAGAGCCTGCATGAGGCCATTGACGATGAGGTTGGCGACGATCTGCTGCGGCTGATGTTTACCTCGTGCCATCCGATCCTGCCGCCTGAAGCGCGCATTGCGCTGACCCTGCGCCTGCTGGGCGGACTGACCACCGAGGAGATTGCGCGGGCCTTCCTGGTGGCCGAGCCCACGATTGGCCAACGCATCGTGCGGGCGAAAAAAACAATTGCCCAGGCCGGCATTCCGTTCGAGGTGCCGCGGGGGCCCGAACGGGCGGCCCGGTTGGGCTCGGTGCTCAGCGTGATCTATCTGATCTTCAACGAGGGCTATTCGGCCACGGCGGGGCAGGACTGGATACGGCCGCAGCTCTGCGAGGAGGCCATGCGGCTGGGGCGCGTGCTGGCCCGGCTGGCGCCGGAAGAATCGGAGGTGCATGCGCTGGTGGCGCTCATGGAAATCCAGGCGTCGCGGCTGGGCGCCCGAACCGACCGCTCCGGCGCGCCGGTCTTGCTGCCGGACCAGGACCGCGGGCGTTGGGACTGGCTGCTGATTGAACGGGGTCTGCAGGCATTGGAGCAGGCCCTGGCGCTGGGTGGGGCGGACGGGCCCTATGCGCTGCAGGCGGCGATCGCGGCCTGCCACGCGCGGGCCCGCAAGGCGGCCGATACCGACTGGTCAAGGATTGCCGCGCTCTACGGGATTCTGATGGCGCGGACGCCCTCGGCGGTGATCGAGCTCAACCGGGCGGTGGCGGTGTCGATGGCCGAGGGGCCGGCTGCGGGTCTGGCATTGGTCGATGCGATCCGCGACGATCCGGCCCTGGCCGACTATCATCTGCTGTTTGGCGTGCGCGGGGATATGTTGAGCCGGCTGGGGCGGCAGGCAGAGGCGGCTGCCGAGTTCACGCGGGCTGCGGCGCTGACGCGCAATGCACGCGAGCGGGACTATCTACTGGGACGGGCGGCTGCGGCCGAACGAGGTTAG
- a CDS encoding response regulator, with protein sequence MKSCLIVDDSTVVRKVARRILENMDYIVDEAEDGQEAFDKCRAEMPDAILLDWNMPILSGLEFLKLLRGYVGGEKPYVVYCTVENDIGAIALALKAGASDYMMKPFDRTILESKFDLDQAA encoded by the coding sequence ATGAAGTCCTGCCTGATCGTCGATGACTCGACCGTCGTGCGCAAAGTCGCGCGCCGCATCCTCGAGAACATGGATTACATTGTCGATGAGGCCGAGGACGGCCAGGAAGCCTTCGACAAGTGCCGCGCCGAAATGCCGGACGCCATCCTGCTCGACTGGAACATGCCCATCCTGTCCGGCCTGGAATTCCTCAAGCTGCTCAGGGGTTATGTCGGCGGCGAAAAACCCTATGTGGTCTATTGCACGGTCGAGAACGATATCGGCGCTATCGCGCTGGCCCTCAAGGCCGGCGCCAGCGACTACATGATGAAGCCCTTCGACCGCACCATCCTCGAATCCAAATTCGACCTCGACCAGGCCGCCTAA